One genomic region from Sphingobacterium multivorum encodes:
- a CDS encoding NAD(P)/FAD-dependent oxidoreductase — MQKEIEIAILPERIEDDQYILQQGIKALKVQPQQVKGYKIRKRSIDARSKQVVYRARVIYYIDELPVPEIYENNFKSVKDGTPVIIIGAGPAGLFAAIRCIERGLKPIVIERGKKVQDRRRDLAKLNREGIVNPESNYCFGEGGAGTYSDGKLYTRSNKRGDVDKVLKLFVSHGATTDILVNARPHIGTNKLPHIIEAMRESVLEFGGEFHFDQRVDDILESFGQVRGVKLANGGEIKADHVIVATGHSARDIFELFHRNNWLIEAKAFALGVRIEHPQAIIDQAQYHCQVRSEHLPPAYYSLVEQVNDRGVFSFCMCPGGVIAPCATDLDEIVVNGWSPSKRNNPHANSGTVIQINLEDVANAHKDPFALLNFQKEIERKAFAVGGGKLVAPAQRMVDFVEGRVSMDLPENSYKPGTASADLTEVLPAFVHEALRGALPIFGKKMKGYYTNEAILVGVESRTSSPIRIPRNKEDLQHPQVKGLYPCGEGAGYAGGIISAAIDGINCVDAINLS; from the coding sequence ATGCAAAAAGAAATTGAAATTGCGATACTTCCAGAAAGAATCGAGGACGATCAGTATATTCTACAGCAAGGGATCAAAGCCCTGAAAGTCCAACCTCAACAAGTCAAAGGTTATAAAATCCGTAAACGTTCCATTGATGCCCGAAGCAAGCAGGTTGTTTACCGAGCTCGGGTTATTTACTACATTGACGAGCTTCCTGTTCCAGAAATCTACGAAAATAATTTTAAGTCCGTTAAAGACGGAACACCCGTTATTATTATTGGCGCGGGTCCTGCCGGCCTGTTTGCAGCAATACGCTGTATTGAACGTGGTCTCAAACCAATTGTAATCGAACGCGGTAAAAAGGTCCAAGACCGTAGACGCGATCTAGCTAAGCTGAACCGGGAAGGCATCGTAAATCCTGAGTCAAACTACTGCTTTGGTGAAGGTGGAGCTGGAACTTACTCCGATGGAAAATTATATACACGTTCCAATAAGAGAGGTGATGTCGATAAAGTACTCAAACTTTTCGTTTCCCATGGGGCCACGACGGATATTCTGGTGAATGCACGGCCACATATCGGTACAAATAAATTGCCGCATATTATTGAGGCCATGCGCGAGAGCGTCCTTGAATTTGGGGGCGAATTTCATTTTGACCAACGTGTCGATGACATTTTAGAATCTTTCGGTCAAGTACGCGGTGTCAAATTAGCCAATGGTGGAGAAATTAAGGCAGATCATGTCATTGTAGCGACAGGACACTCTGCGCGGGATATTTTCGAGCTTTTTCATCGCAACAATTGGCTGATCGAAGCCAAAGCATTTGCTTTGGGCGTGCGTATCGAGCACCCGCAGGCAATTATTGATCAGGCGCAATACCACTGCCAGGTAAGAAGCGAGCATTTGCCGCCAGCCTATTATAGCCTGGTTGAACAGGTGAATGACCGTGGTGTATTTTCATTCTGCATGTGCCCAGGCGGCGTCATTGCGCCCTGTGCAACAGATTTAGATGAAATTGTTGTCAACGGATGGTCGCCATCCAAACGAAATAATCCACACGCTAATTCAGGCACCGTTATTCAAATCAACCTTGAGGACGTCGCCAATGCACATAAGGATCCATTTGCATTACTGAATTTTCAGAAAGAGATCGAGCGAAAGGCTTTTGCAGTAGGTGGCGGCAAGCTCGTTGCTCCGGCGCAACGCATGGTCGACTTTGTTGAAGGACGTGTGTCTATGGATCTGCCAGAAAACTCGTACAAGCCGGGAACAGCATCTGCAGATCTCACCGAAGTGCTACCTGCTTTTGTTCACGAAGCATTACGCGGTGCATTGCCCATCTTTGGCAAAAAGATGAAAGGGTATTATACCAATGAAGCCATTTTAGTAGGTGTAGAGTCACGTACCTCTTCACCGATTCGGATTCCTAGAAATAAAGAAGATTTACAACACCCTCAGGTCAAAGGACTTTACCCTTGTGGTGAAGGGGCTGGTTATGCCGGCGGTATCATTTCAGCGGCTATAGACGGTATTAATTGTGTTGATGCGATCAATTTAAGTTAA